A genome region from Synergistaceae bacterium includes the following:
- a CDS encoding glycerophosphodiester phosphodiesterase, which yields MLVFGHRGASGYAPENTLPAFELGIKQGCNGFEFDVQLTLDGVAVVIHDWDVDRTTDGSGEVRALDYEEILSLDAGSWFGPQFAGARVPRLEELFELIPEGMPLNLEMKTRPGDRPGLEEHVASLIQEYDKTGSVIVSSFNHGSLVELHRIAPEIKKGLLYEGVLVSPLAYGRRVVPDLLYSLHPCHDYVDSSTTESAHREGVKVACWTVNEPDRALELKRMGVDIAITNYPDRLLAALED from the coding sequence ATGCTGGTGTTCGGACACAGGGGGGCGTCGGGTTATGCCCCGGAGAACACGCTTCCCGCCTTCGAACTGGGGATAAAGCAGGGCTGCAACGGATTCGAGTTCGACGTGCAGCTCACATTGGACGGGGTCGCGGTCGTGATCCACGACTGGGATGTCGACCGCACCACGGACGGCTCGGGCGAAGTGCGCGCCCTGGACTACGAGGAGATACTCTCCCTCGACGCAGGGTCGTGGTTCGGCCCGCAGTTCGCCGGAGCGCGAGTGCCGCGCCTGGAGGAGCTGTTCGAACTGATCCCGGAGGGAATGCCGCTGAATCTCGAGATGAAGACCCGCCCCGGCGACCGTCCGGGGCTGGAGGAGCATGTTGCGTCTTTGATACAGGAGTACGACAAGACGGGGAGCGTCATAGTCTCATCCTTCAACCACGGGAGCCTGGTGGAGCTTCACAGGATCGCCCCGGAGATAAAGAAGGGACTCCTGTACGAGGGAGTGCTGGTCTCGCCGCTCGCCTACGGGAGGCGCGTAGTGCCGGACCTGTTGTACAGCTTGCACCCATGCCACGACTACGTGGATAGCTCCACGACGGAATCGGCGCACCGAGAAGGCGTCAAGGTCGCCTGCTGGACGGTTAACGAACCGGACAGAGCCCTGGAGCTGAAGCGGATGGGTGTGGACATAGCGATAACCAATTACCCGGACAGGCTGCTGGCCGCGCTGGAGGATTGA